Proteins from one Aureimonas sp. SA4125 genomic window:
- a CDS encoding MmgE/PrpD family protein, with protein sequence MNQNSAVDVELTKYVAEFIVAAKVEDLSAEMVELGKKSILDGFGLALSGSVAKSGELVRRHLADLDLGEGAATVIGGGRRVAPRFAAFANGVGIHADDYDDTQLAVAKDRVYGLLTHPTAPALPAALAISELLNASGRDFMLAYHLGVEVECKIAEAIAPRHYQTGFHATATCGTFAAAAAAAKLMGFDVATTQRALSIAGSQSAGLRENFGTMTKPFHAGKAAESGVAAAQFASYGWTAAARILEAPRGFFAAAGGGYDQGAIFGKLGAPWTFASPGVSIKPHPSGSLTHPGMTEMLRLIKENGIRAEDVRHVRVGTNSNMPNALIHHRPKDELQAKFSMEFCMAILLLEGRAGLNEFTDAAVEREDVKAMIEKVDFVIDDEAEAAGYHLMTTLIDIELADGRKISGRADFGKGSPAFPMSYDEVAGKFRENAEFAGMARSRADEIVDLVRGLEGMSSLDALTQRLITVA encoded by the coding sequence ATGAACCAGAACAGCGCAGTCGACGTCGAGCTGACGAAATACGTCGCCGAATTCATCGTCGCGGCCAAGGTAGAGGACCTCTCCGCCGAGATGGTCGAGCTCGGCAAGAAGTCGATCCTCGATGGCTTCGGCCTCGCGCTGTCGGGCTCTGTCGCCAAAAGCGGCGAACTGGTGCGCCGCCATCTCGCCGACCTCGATCTCGGGGAAGGCGCCGCGACCGTGATCGGCGGTGGCCGCCGTGTCGCCCCGCGCTTCGCCGCGTTTGCCAACGGCGTCGGCATCCATGCCGACGACTACGACGACACGCAGCTCGCCGTCGCCAAGGACCGGGTCTACGGCCTCTTGACCCATCCGACCGCCCCGGCCCTGCCGGCCGCGCTGGCGATCTCGGAACTCCTGAATGCCTCGGGCCGCGACTTCATGCTCGCCTACCATCTCGGCGTCGAGGTCGAGTGCAAGATCGCCGAGGCGATCGCGCCGCGCCACTACCAGACAGGCTTTCACGCCACCGCCACCTGCGGCACCTTCGCTGCGGCTGCCGCGGCCGCCAAGCTCATGGGCTTCGACGTCGCCACGACCCAGCGCGCTTTGTCGATCGCGGGCAGCCAGTCGGCCGGCCTGCGCGAGAATTTTGGCACCATGACCAAGCCTTTCCATGCCGGCAAGGCGGCCGAAAGCGGCGTCGCTGCGGCGCAGTTCGCGTCCTATGGCTGGACCGCGGCAGCCCGCATCCTCGAGGCGCCGCGCGGCTTCTTCGCTGCCGCCGGCGGCGGCTACGACCAGGGCGCCATCTTCGGCAAGCTCGGCGCGCCCTGGACATTCGCCAGCCCGGGCGTCTCGATCAAGCCGCATCCGTCGGGCTCGCTCACCCATCCCGGCATGACCGAGATGCTGCGCCTGATCAAGGAGAACGGCATCCGCGCCGAGGACGTCCGGCATGTGCGCGTCGGCACCAATTCCAACATGCCCAACGCCCTCATCCATCACCGCCCGAAGGACGAGCTGCAGGCGAAATTCTCGATGGAATTCTGCATGGCCATCCTCCTCCTGGAGGGCCGCGCCGGACTGAACGAGTTCACCGACGCGGCCGTCGAGCGCGAGGACGTCAAGGCGATGATCGAGAAGGTCGACTTCGTCATCGACGACGAGGCGGAGGCCGCCGGCTACCACCTGATGACGACGCTGATCGATATCGAGCTTGCCGACGGCCGCAAGATTTCCGGCCGCGCCGATTTCGGCAAGGGCAGCCCGGCCTTTCCGATGAGCTATGACGAAGTCGCCGGCAAGTTCCGCGAGAATGCCGAATTCGCCGGCATGGCCAGGAGCCGGGCCGACGAGATCGTCGACCTCGTGCGCGGCCTCGAGGGCATGTCGTCGCTCGACGCGCTGACCCAGCGCCTGATCACCGTCGCCTGA
- a CDS encoding rhodanese-like domain-containing protein: MAVLQRRHAAAGLMPGPIPAEAAKAVLHGKSEVACLDVREHGQYGEGHPFLAVPCPYSRLEILAPALVPRAGVPIILVDDGDGVAERAAPVLARLGYRDLSWIAGGATAWAAAGFTLFKGVNLPSKTLGELLETEWHVPRIDVETLAAWQAEGRSIQLFDGRPGSEYRKMTLPGAASMPNGELAHRMADSVPDPALPVVIHCAGRTRSIVGAASLSLAGVPNPVFALENGTQGWALSGRALRHGADPGPMPALSQSARRESRARADAVIEQHRLNVIAPDDLESLSADPSRTLYLFDVRSDAEFAEGTLRGAVHAPAVQLVQASDAWIGVRRARVVLGCDTGLRAATTAIFLAALNYDVFVLPRIGDHPAHPGLRQPDPPVSGELPSLLQITAEAALALKEAGGALLDLRGSLAFRAGHLAGARWAVRPRLARTDPARPVALIGSADVVGLAAADLRAEGYGDIRHVAGDPASWQARGLPVEATPDVPSDAAAIDHLFFVHDRHDGNLDAARRYLAWEMGLIGQLDAAERAEFRIGPGPFAGT; encoded by the coding sequence GTGGCAGTTCTTCAGCGGCGCCACGCCGCGGCCGGCCTGATGCCCGGCCCGATTCCAGCCGAGGCGGCCAAGGCCGTGCTGCACGGGAAAAGCGAGGTCGCCTGCCTCGACGTCCGCGAGCACGGCCAATATGGCGAGGGCCACCCCTTCCTCGCCGTGCCCTGTCCCTACAGCCGGCTCGAGATCCTCGCGCCTGCCCTGGTGCCGCGCGCCGGCGTGCCGATCATCCTCGTCGACGACGGCGACGGGGTGGCGGAACGGGCGGCGCCAGTCCTGGCCAGGCTCGGCTACCGCGACCTGTCCTGGATCGCCGGGGGCGCGACCGCCTGGGCGGCGGCCGGCTTCACCCTGTTCAAGGGCGTCAACCTGCCGAGCAAGACGCTCGGCGAGCTCCTCGAAACGGAGTGGCACGTGCCGCGGATCGACGTCGAGACGCTGGCCGCCTGGCAGGCGGAGGGTCGTTCGATCCAGCTGTTCGACGGCCGGCCGGGGTCGGAATACCGCAAGATGACCCTGCCGGGCGCGGCGTCCATGCCGAACGGCGAACTGGCGCATCGCATGGCCGACAGCGTCCCTGATCCCGCTCTGCCCGTCGTCATTCACTGCGCCGGCCGCACCCGCAGCATCGTCGGTGCCGCAAGCCTTTCCCTGGCGGGGGTCCCGAACCCGGTCTTCGCCCTCGAGAACGGCACCCAGGGCTGGGCCCTATCCGGGCGCGCGCTCCGGCACGGCGCCGATCCTGGACCGATGCCGGCGCTGAGCCAGAGCGCCCGGCGCGAGAGCCGCGCCCGGGCGGACGCCGTCATCGAACAGCACCGGCTGAACGTGATCGCGCCGGACGATCTCGAAAGCCTGTCCGCGGACCCGTCCCGCACGCTCTATCTCTTCGACGTGCGCAGCGACGCCGAATTTGCGGAAGGGACACTTCGGGGGGCGGTCCATGCGCCGGCGGTGCAGCTCGTGCAGGCGAGCGACGCCTGGATCGGCGTGCGGCGGGCCCGCGTGGTGCTCGGCTGCGATACCGGGCTGCGTGCGGCGACAACGGCGATCTTCCTGGCCGCGTTGAACTACGACGTCTTCGTCCTGCCGCGCATCGGCGATCATCCCGCCCATCCCGGCCTGCGGCAGCCGGATCCGCCGGTTTCCGGCGAACTGCCGTCCCTCCTCCAGATCACGGCGGAAGCAGCCCTTGCGCTGAAGGAGGCCGGCGGAGCGCTGCTCGATCTGAGGGGTTCGCTGGCGTTTCGCGCGGGCCATCTCGCCGGCGCGCGCTGGGCCGTCCGGCCGCGCCTCGCCAGGACCGATCCCGCACGGCCAGTGGCCCTGATCGGGTCGGCGGATGTCGTCGGGCTCGCCGCTGCAGATCTACGGGCCGAGGGCTATGGCGACATTCGCCACGTCGCGGGAGACCCGGCCAGCTGGCAGGCGAGGGGGCTGCCGGTCGAAGCCACTCCGGACGTTCCGTCCGACGCCGCCGCGATCGATCATCTGTTCTTCGTCCACGACCGGCACGACGGCAATCTCGACGCGGCCCGCCGCTACCTCGCCTGGGAGATGGGTCTGATCGGCCAGCTCGACGCGGCCGAGCGCGCCGAGTTCCGGATCGGGCCCGGACCCTTCGCCGGGACATAG
- a CDS encoding tartrate dehydrogenase, which produces MSSYKIAAIPGDGIGKEVIAAGLRVLEAAAARDGFALDVTHFDWGSDRYKATGRLMPEDGTETLKAFDAIYFGAVGAPDVPDHLTLWGLRLAICQPFDQYANVRPTRILPGIESPLRGVTARDLDWVIVRENSEGEYAGQGGRSHRGLPQEVATEVSIFTRAGLTRIMRFAFETARSRPRKLLTVVTKSNAQRYGMVLWDDIAKEVAEDFPDVTWDKMLVDAMTVRMTLHPASLDTIVATNLHADILSDLAAALAGSIGIAPTANLNPERRFPSMFEPIHGSAFDITGKGIANPVGTFWSAVMMLEHLGEPVAAARLMRAIERVTADPALHTPDLGGTATTDRVTEAVCAALLGDNE; this is translated from the coding sequence ATGAGCAGCTACAAGATCGCGGCCATTCCGGGCGACGGCATCGGCAAGGAAGTGATCGCGGCCGGCCTGCGGGTGCTGGAGGCGGCCGCTGCCCGTGATGGGTTCGCCCTCGACGTCACCCACTTCGACTGGGGATCGGACCGCTACAAGGCAACCGGCCGACTGATGCCGGAAGACGGCACCGAGACGCTGAAAGCCTTCGACGCCATCTATTTCGGCGCCGTGGGCGCTCCCGACGTGCCCGATCATCTGACCCTCTGGGGCCTGCGCCTCGCCATCTGCCAGCCCTTCGATCAATATGCCAATGTCCGCCCGACCCGGATCCTGCCGGGCATTGAGAGCCCGCTGCGCGGCGTCACCGCCAGGGATCTCGACTGGGTGATCGTGCGCGAGAACTCGGAGGGCGAATATGCCGGCCAGGGCGGGCGCTCGCATCGCGGTCTACCGCAGGAGGTGGCGACGGAGGTCTCGATCTTCACCCGCGCCGGCCTCACGCGGATCATGCGCTTCGCCTTCGAGACCGCGCGGTCGCGGCCGCGCAAGTTGCTGACCGTCGTCACCAAGTCCAATGCCCAGCGCTACGGCATGGTGCTCTGGGACGACATCGCGAAGGAGGTCGCCGAAGACTTTCCGGACGTGACCTGGGACAAGATGCTCGTCGACGCCATGACCGTGCGCATGACGCTCCACCCCGCCTCGCTCGACACCATCGTCGCGACCAACCTCCACGCCGACATCCTGTCGGACCTTGCCGCCGCGCTCGCCGGCTCCATCGGCATCGCGCCGACCGCCAATCTCAATCCCGAACGGCGCTTTCCCTCGATGTTCGAGCCGATCCACGGCTCGGCCTTCGACATCACCGGCAAGGGCATCGCCAATCCGGTCGGCACCTTCTGGTCGGCGGTGATGATGCTGGAGCATCTCGGCGAGCCCGTCGCGGCAGCGCGGCTGATGCGCGCCATCGAGCGCGTCACCGCCGACCCGGCCCTGCACACGCCCGATCTCGGCGGAACCGCGACCACGGACAGGGTGACCGAGGCCGTCTGCGCCGCCCTTCTCGGCGACAACGAATAG
- a CDS encoding tripartite tricarboxylate transporter substrate-binding protein yields the protein MTIDRRAFSMMLAALAGGATLPMLRPSGARAAALEELTIIAAASTGGGYDTLARTAQMLLQDGKLVGNVEVMNVPGAGGTVGLAQLISRGRPSTLLTAGLGMVGAVIINKSAATLSQTRPVARLQGEYQPLVVAAESPIKSLDDLVKAYKAEPGAVSWAGFGLGSPDHLVSAQVVKATGGDVREMNYIVVGAGSEMLPLVLSNQVTVATGGYNEFADMIATGKLRALGISSPERLKGIDVPTFREQGIDTELVNWRGLVGSAKLGDEEIAGMDEAFGAMAKSAAWNEICDSRGWQNLYMPSAEFTTFLAAEQTRITALLTELGLGG from the coding sequence GTGACCATCGATCGCCGCGCCTTTTCCATGATGCTCGCCGCGCTGGCCGGAGGCGCGACGCTGCCGATGCTCCGCCCGTCCGGCGCCCGGGCTGCCGCGCTCGAAGAGCTGACGATCATCGCGGCGGCGAGCACCGGCGGAGGCTATGACACGCTGGCCCGAACCGCGCAGATGCTGCTGCAGGACGGCAAGCTGGTTGGAAACGTCGAAGTGATGAACGTGCCCGGCGCCGGCGGCACGGTGGGCCTCGCCCAGCTCATCAGCCGCGGCCGCCCCTCGACGCTCCTGACCGCCGGCCTCGGCATGGTCGGCGCGGTGATCATCAACAAGTCCGCTGCCACCTTGTCGCAGACCCGTCCGGTGGCGCGCCTGCAGGGCGAGTACCAGCCGCTCGTGGTCGCCGCGGAGTCGCCGATAAAGTCGCTCGACGATCTGGTGAAGGCCTACAAGGCCGAACCCGGCGCCGTCTCCTGGGCCGGCTTCGGCCTCGGCAGCCCGGACCATCTCGTTTCGGCGCAGGTGGTCAAGGCGACCGGCGGCGACGTCAGGGAGATGAACTACATCGTCGTCGGCGCCGGCTCGGAAATGCTGCCGCTGGTGCTTTCGAACCAGGTGACGGTGGCCACCGGCGGCTACAACGAGTTCGCCGACATGATCGCCACCGGCAAGCTGCGGGCGCTCGGCATCTCTTCGCCCGAGCGGCTGAAGGGCATCGACGTTCCGACCTTCCGCGAGCAGGGCATCGACACCGAACTGGTGAACTGGCGGGGTCTCGTCGGCAGCGCCAAGCTTGGCGACGAGGAGATCGCCGGCATGGACGAGGCCTTCGGCGCGATGGCCAAGAGCGCGGCGTGGAACGAGATCTGCGACAGCCGCGGCTGGCAGAACCTCTACATGCCCTCGGCCGAGTTCACGACCTTTCTCGCCGCCGAACAGACCCGCATCACCGCGCTCCTGACAGAGCTCGGCCTCGGCGGCTGA
- a CDS encoding isocitrate/isopropylmalate family dehydrogenase yields MQNHLTLGILDGDDIGLEIVPAAVAVVRAAAARTGLGINWRPMPIGATALATHGSTFPEGTMEALAKMDGFILGPIGHRAYPKVPGAINPHPLMRKGFGLFANVRPTRSYPGLGAVYDNIDLVIVRENNEGFQPDRNVVAGSGEFRPTEDVTISVRVITRAGSSKVARAAFEIARQRKKRLTVVHKNTVFKLGCGMFVEECYRVGKEFPDVTIDEVIVDTMAMRLIRDPWSFDVVVTTNMFGDILTDEAAGLVGGLGMAPGLCIGEGAIAMAQATHGSAPDIAGQGIANPFAMIESARMMVEWLGHNRQIPEALAAAALMERAITKALADPATRTRDIKGTTGTEGMTQGIIAAIEAEAG; encoded by the coding sequence ATGCAGAACCATCTCACCCTCGGCATCCTCGATGGCGACGACATCGGCCTTGAAATCGTTCCGGCAGCGGTCGCGGTCGTGCGCGCCGCCGCGGCCCGCACCGGTCTCGGCATCAACTGGCGGCCGATGCCGATCGGCGCGACCGCGCTCGCCACCCACGGCTCCACCTTCCCGGAAGGCACGATGGAGGCGCTGGCGAAGATGGACGGCTTCATCCTCGGCCCGATCGGCCACCGCGCCTATCCCAAGGTGCCCGGCGCGATCAATCCGCACCCGCTGATGCGCAAGGGTTTCGGCCTCTTCGCCAATGTCCGGCCGACGCGGTCCTATCCCGGCCTCGGCGCCGTCTACGACAATATCGACCTCGTCATCGTGCGCGAGAACAACGAGGGTTTCCAGCCCGACCGCAATGTCGTCGCCGGATCGGGCGAGTTCCGTCCGACCGAGGACGTCACCATCTCGGTCCGGGTGATCACCCGCGCCGGATCCTCCAAGGTCGCCCGCGCCGCCTTCGAGATCGCCCGCCAGCGCAAGAAGCGGCTGACGGTGGTGCACAAGAACACCGTCTTCAAGCTCGGCTGCGGCATGTTCGTCGAGGAATGCTACCGCGTCGGCAAGGAATTTCCGGACGTCACGATCGACGAGGTGATCGTCGATACCATGGCCATGCGGCTGATCCGCGATCCCTGGAGCTTCGACGTTGTCGTCACCACCAACATGTTCGGCGACATCCTGACGGACGAGGCGGCGGGTCTCGTCGGCGGGCTCGGCATGGCGCCGGGCCTGTGCATCGGCGAGGGTGCGATCGCGATGGCGCAGGCGACGCACGGCTCGGCCCCCGACATCGCCGGCCAGGGCATCGCCAACCCCTTCGCGATGATCGAATCGGCGCGGATGATGGTGGAGTGGCTCGGCCACAACCGACAGATCCCCGAAGCGCTGGCCGCCGCCGCGCTGATGGAACGGGCCATCACCAAGGCCCTTGCCGATCCCGCGACGCGCACGCGCGACATCAAGGGCACGACCGGCACCGAAGGCATGACGCAGGGCATCATTGCGGCCATCGAGGCGGAAGCAGGCTGA
- a CDS encoding alpha/beta hydrolase has protein sequence MSPENAMPPLEAHPGQLMAGFRIETLRTAGAEIHVAIGGSGPPLLLLHGNPLTHVSWHRIAPTLARSFTVVAPDLRGYGDSSKPDGGEDHAAYSFRAMGRDNAEIMTQLGFDTFQVAGHDRGARVAFRMALDFPDRVTRLCALDIIPTYNLLSNVTLGWGLESYHWFFMAQKAPFPEKLIGADLDYYINYKLNKKGVGLSIFAPEALAEYARCTTQEQIHAVCEDYRATVTLDYAFDTADFQAGRRIACPVLVLWGSNSHVGRHLKPIEAWGQWADDLAGWAVPTGHYPAEERPDLIYAALWQFFSGATPRPA, from the coding sequence ATGTCGCCAGAGAACGCCATGCCCCCGCTCGAAGCCCATCCCGGCCAGTTGATGGCCGGCTTTCGCATCGAAACGCTCCGCACCGCCGGCGCCGAGATCCATGTCGCGATCGGCGGTTCGGGACCGCCGCTTCTGCTCCTGCATGGCAATCCTCTGACGCATGTCAGCTGGCACAGGATCGCCCCGACCCTGGCCAGGAGCTTCACGGTCGTCGCGCCGGATCTGCGCGGCTATGGCGACAGTTCCAAGCCGGACGGTGGCGAGGACCATGCAGCCTATTCCTTCCGGGCGATGGGCCGGGACAATGCCGAGATCATGACCCAGCTCGGCTTCGACACGTTCCAGGTCGCCGGCCACGATCGCGGCGCGCGCGTGGCCTTCCGCATGGCGCTCGATTTTCCGGACCGGGTGACGCGGCTCTGCGCCCTCGACATCATTCCGACCTATAATCTCCTGTCGAACGTGACCCTCGGCTGGGGGCTGGAGAGCTATCACTGGTTCTTCATGGCGCAGAAGGCACCCTTTCCCGAGAAGCTGATCGGTGCCGATCTCGACTATTACATCAACTACAAGCTGAACAAGAAAGGCGTCGGCCTCTCGATCTTCGCACCCGAGGCCTTGGCCGAATACGCGCGCTGCACGACGCAAGAGCAGATCCATGCGGTTTGCGAGGATTATCGCGCGACGGTGACGCTCGACTATGCCTTCGATACCGCAGATTTCCAGGCCGGCCGCAGGATCGCCTGCCCGGTGCTGGTGCTCTGGGGCTCGAACAGCCATGTCGGCCGGCATCTGAAGCCCATCGAGGCCTGGGGGCAGTGGGCGGACGATCTTGCGGGATGGGCTGTGCCGACAGGTCACTATCCTGCCGAAGAGCGTCCCGACCTCATCTATGCCGCGCTGTGGCAGTTCTTCAGCGGCGCCACGCCGCGGCCGGCCTGA
- a CDS encoding tartrate dehydrogenase, whose translation MARNTRRIAVIPGDGIGTEVMPEGLRVLKAAAERFDLDLAFDEFDFSSCAYYEKHGKMLPDDWKARIGGHDAIFFGAVGWPDTVPDHVSLWGSLLQFRREFDQYVNLRPVRLMPGVPSPLAGRKPGDIDFFVVRENTEGEYSSIGGKMFPGTAREIVVQETVMSRVGVDRILAFAFDLAKSRGKKHLTSATKSNGISITMPYWDERVEEMAKAYPDVRWDKYHIDILCAHFVLNPDRFDVVVASNLFGDILSDLGPACTGTIGIAPSGNINPERAFPSLFEPVHGSAPDIAGKGIANPVGQIWAGAMMLDHLGHAEAAAAIVAAVEATLTDPTTRTGDLGGSADTITAGKAVADALLAAGPASRRIA comes from the coding sequence ATGGCCCGCAACACGAGGCGCATCGCCGTCATCCCCGGTGACGGGATCGGCACGGAAGTCATGCCGGAAGGGCTGCGTGTCCTGAAGGCGGCGGCCGAGCGTTTCGACCTCGACCTTGCCTTCGACGAATTCGATTTCTCGTCCTGCGCCTATTACGAGAAGCACGGCAAGATGCTGCCGGACGACTGGAAGGCCCGGATCGGCGGCCATGACGCGATCTTCTTCGGCGCCGTCGGTTGGCCGGACACCGTGCCCGACCATGTCTCGCTCTGGGGCTCGCTGCTGCAGTTCCGCCGCGAGTTCGACCAGTATGTGAACCTTCGCCCGGTGCGCCTGATGCCGGGCGTGCCCTCGCCGCTCGCCGGCCGCAAGCCCGGCGATATCGACTTCTTCGTCGTGCGCGAGAACACCGAGGGCGAGTACTCCTCGATCGGCGGCAAGATGTTTCCGGGCACGGCGCGCGAGATCGTGGTGCAGGAGACAGTGATGAGCCGGGTCGGCGTCGACCGCATCCTCGCCTTCGCCTTCGACCTCGCGAAGAGCCGCGGCAAGAAGCACCTGACTTCGGCGACCAAGTCGAACGGCATCTCGATCACCATGCCCTACTGGGACGAGCGGGTGGAGGAGATGGCGAAAGCCTATCCGGATGTGCGCTGGGACAAGTACCACATCGACATCCTCTGCGCCCATTTCGTGCTGAACCCGGACCGCTTCGACGTGGTCGTCGCCTCCAACCTTTTCGGCGATATTCTGTCCGACCTCGGCCCCGCCTGCACCGGCACGATCGGCATCGCGCCGTCGGGCAACATCAACCCCGAGCGCGCCTTTCCCTCGCTGTTCGAGCCGGTGCACGGCTCGGCGCCCGACATTGCCGGCAAGGGCATCGCCAATCCGGTCGGCCAGATCTGGGCGGGCGCGATGATGCTCGACCATCTCGGCCATGCCGAGGCGGCCGCCGCCATCGTCGCCGCGGTCGAGGCAACGCTCACCGACCCGACAACCCGCACCGGCGACCTCGGCGGCAGCGCCGACACCATCACGGCCGGCAAGGCCGTCGCCGACGCGCTTCTGGCCGCCGGCCCAGCGTCCCGGAGGATCGCATGA
- a CDS encoding MmgE/PrpD family protein, whose product MQDTEITQRLAAWTVGLDAEAIPATVRAEGVRTFVNWLGCAVGGARHETVDRALAAALPFSGPARAQVIGRAERVDELHAALLNGISSHVLDYDDTHLKTIIHPAGPVASAILAVAETRAVSGRDFLTALIAGIEVECRIGNSVYPDHYDRGWHITGTAGVFGAAAATGRLLGLTELQMTWAFGIAATQSSGFREMFGTMCKSFHPGRAAQNGAMAAFLAKANFDSSLRAIEAPRGWANVLSTKQDYGEIVDGLGTRWEAGLNTYKPFACGIVIHPAIDGCQQLRQKLGTRVADIAAVALRTHPLVLELTGKTAPTTGLEGKFSVFHSAAAALLYGDGSPTAFTDERVRDPAVMALRDKVKATSDTSVHEDAVHIAVTLTDGERIELHVPHAIGSLERPLSNEAIGEKFVTQSVPVIGQAPSEALLAMGWALESSDDVAAIARAAAARS is encoded by the coding sequence ATGCAGGATACCGAGATCACCCAGCGCCTGGCAGCCTGGACGGTCGGCCTCGACGCCGAGGCCATCCCCGCGACGGTTCGCGCCGAAGGCGTGCGCACCTTCGTCAACTGGCTCGGCTGCGCCGTCGGTGGCGCCCGTCACGAGACCGTCGACCGGGCGCTCGCCGCGGCCCTGCCCTTTTCCGGCCCGGCCCGGGCGCAGGTCATCGGCCGCGCCGAGCGCGTCGACGAACTGCACGCCGCCCTCCTGAACGGCATTTCCTCGCATGTCCTCGACTATGACGACACGCATCTGAAGACCATCATCCACCCGGCCGGACCGGTCGCCTCGGCGATCCTGGCGGTGGCCGAGACGCGCGCCGTCTCCGGCCGCGACTTCCTCACGGCCCTCATCGCCGGCATCGAGGTCGAATGCCGAATCGGCAATTCGGTCTATCCCGACCACTACGACCGCGGCTGGCACATTACCGGCACCGCCGGCGTCTTCGGCGCGGCTGCCGCGACGGGGCGCCTGCTCGGCCTGACAGAACTGCAGATGACCTGGGCTTTCGGCATCGCCGCCACCCAGTCCTCGGGCTTCCGGGAAATGTTCGGCACCATGTGCAAGAGCTTCCATCCTGGCCGCGCGGCGCAGAACGGCGCCATGGCGGCCTTCCTCGCCAAGGCCAATTTCGACTCCTCGCTGCGCGCCATCGAGGCGCCGCGCGGCTGGGCCAACGTCTTGTCGACCAAGCAGGACTATGGCGAGATCGTCGACGGCCTCGGCACGCGCTGGGAGGCCGGGCTCAACACCTACAAGCCGTTCGCCTGCGGCATCGTCATCCATCCCGCCATCGATGGCTGCCAGCAGCTGCGACAGAAGCTCGGCACCCGCGTCGCCGACATCGCCGCGGTTGCGCTGCGCACCCACCCCCTGGTGCTGGAACTGACCGGCAAGACGGCGCCGACCACCGGCCTCGAAGGCAAGTTCTCGGTCTTCCATTCCGCCGCGGCGGCCCTCCTCTACGGCGACGGCTCGCCGACCGCCTTCACCGACGAGAGGGTGCGCGACCCCGCCGTCATGGCGCTGCGCGACAAGGTCAAGGCGACGAGCGACACCTCGGTGCACGAGGACGCGGTCCACATCGCTGTCACCCTCACCGACGGCGAGCGCATCGAGCTGCATGTGCCGCATGCGATCGGCAGCCTCGAGCGCCCGCTGTCGAACGAGGCGATCGGCGAGAAGTTCGTCACCCAGTCGGTGCCGGTGATCGGCCAGGCGCCGTCCGAGGCGCTGCTCGCCATGGGCTGGGCGCTGGAATCCAGCGACGACGTCGCAGCCATCGCGCGCGCCGCCGCGGCTCGCTCCTGA
- a CDS encoding 4-hydroxythreonine-4-phosphate dehydrogenase PdxA — protein sequence MTLPIIALTPGDCTGIGPEQTARILADRRMADVARIVVVGDARVLDLGMRQAGVSFTYRRTDDPAAVDWSDPSVPLVDLGNTDPALYPPGIASAQSGRVTGETLARAIDFAKAGVVDAVSFAPLNKRAMFDGGWKFPDEHKMFANLLGHSGYFSEMNVLDGQWMSRVTSHVSLRQALDQVTGPAIREAITLAAAMMVKAGIPRPRLAVAALNPHGGEGGLFGMEEIEIIRPAVAAMAAEGIAVEGPFPSDTVYLKAFAGDYDGVLSMYHDQGQIATKMRGFNRGVTVTAGLATVFTTPAHGTAFDIVGRGIADTGAFENAIRLAARLVASAR from the coding sequence ATGACCCTACCCATCATCGCCCTCACGCCCGGCGACTGCACCGGCATCGGGCCCGAGCAGACCGCGCGCATTCTTGCCGACCGGCGCATGGCGGACGTCGCCCGCATCGTCGTCGTCGGCGACGCGCGCGTCCTCGATCTCGGCATGCGCCAGGCGGGCGTCTCCTTCACCTATCGCCGCACCGACGACCCGGCGGCGGTGGACTGGTCGGATCCCTCCGTGCCGCTGGTCGATCTCGGCAATACCGACCCGGCACTCTACCCGCCGGGAATCGCCAGTGCGCAGTCCGGTCGCGTCACCGGCGAGACGCTGGCGCGGGCGATCGATTTCGCCAAAGCCGGCGTCGTCGATGCGGTGTCGTTCGCGCCCCTGAACAAGCGGGCCATGTTCGACGGCGGCTGGAAATTTCCCGACGAGCACAAGATGTTCGCCAACCTCCTCGGCCATTCCGGCTATTTCAGCGAGATGAACGTCCTCGACGGGCAGTGGATGTCGCGCGTGACCTCGCATGTCTCGCTGCGCCAGGCGCTCGATCAGGTCACCGGGCCGGCGATCCGGGAGGCGATCACGCTGGCGGCGGCAATGATGGTCAAGGCCGGCATCCCCCGGCCGCGGCTCGCGGTTGCCGCGCTCAACCCGCATGGCGGCGAGGGCGGGCTGTTCGGCATGGAGGAGATCGAGATCATCCGGCCGGCGGTCGCGGCCATGGCCGCCGAGGGCATTGCCGTAGAGGGTCCCTTCCCGTCCGACACGGTCTATCTCAAGGCCTTTGCGGGCGACTATGACGGGGTTTTGTCGATGTATCACGACCAGGGCCAGATCGCGACCAAGATGCGCGGCTTCAACCGCGGCGTCACGGTCACCGCGGGGCTCGCCACGGTGTTCACGACGCCGGCGCACGGCACCGCCTTCGACATCGTCGGTCGCGGCATTGCCGATACCGGCGCCTTCGAGAACGCCATTCGCCTCGCCGCTCGCCTCGTCGCCTCGGCCCGCTGA